A window of Apium graveolens cultivar Ventura chromosome 8, ASM990537v1, whole genome shotgun sequence contains these coding sequences:
- the LOC141680700 gene encoding uncharacterized protein LOC141680700, whose translation MEPGRTKEGAINLSYPMLSRANYTVWAMKMKVNMQAHGVWEAVSPKNPKTTEVDEKMDKIALAAIYQSVLENILLSLVDKGTAREAWEAIKVTCQGAERVKSAKVQTLKTEFESMAMKDSESIDDFSMKLAGIVINIRAVGEEVTESYVVKKLLRAVPFKFLQIASTIE comes from the coding sequence ATGGAGCCCGGGAGAACGAAAGAAGGAGCGATCAATCTGAGCTACCCCATGCTGTCGCGAGCCAATTACACAGTATGGGCTATGAAAATGAAGGTGAACATGCAGGCCCATGGAGTTTGGGAGGCGGTGTCACCAAAGAATCCTAAAACTACGGAGGTAGACGAGAAGATGGATAAAATTGCATTGGCAGCAATTTACCAAAGTGTACTAGAGAATATACTCCTTTCCCTTGTAGATAAGGGAACTGCTAGAGAAGCCTGGGAGGCAATCAAGGTGACGTGCCAGGGAGCTGAGCGCGTTAAGTCAGCCAAGGTTCAAACCCTCAAGACAGAGTTCGAGTCCATGGCCATGAAAGACAGTGAGTCAATAGATGATTTCAGCATGAAATTGGCTGGAATAGTCATAAATATTCGAGCAGTGGGAGAAGAGGTCACAGAAAGCTATGTCGTGAAAAAGTTGTTGCGTGCGGTGCCGTTCAAATTCCTGCAAATAGCTTCCACTATAGAATAA